The Bos indicus x Bos taurus breed Angus x Brahman F1 hybrid chromosome 3, Bos_hybrid_MaternalHap_v2.0, whole genome shotgun sequence genome includes a window with the following:
- the C2CD4D gene encoding C2 calcium-dependent domain-containing protein 4D yields MWLLEKAGYRAGAAEPRARWAPSSLFPKRRTPCPLAHPCPNVLTPDRIPQFCIPPRLRDPGGALPHSGGRGLPETCSLPHLAGREGWAFLPESPHTRRRESLFHWPPPTPAGGLPPAPSRLHVSAPDLRLCQAPDSDTASSPDSSPFGSPRPGPDRPRPRSLSRVQASSAGSSPHASRRAGPPTPPLFHLDFLCCQLRPTQESVLHLEPRGGQLRLSAEYPAGPGRLRLRLVSAEGLPRSRAGPGSGGGGCCVVLRLRPRARPRGQRSRVVKCSTNPIFNEDFFFDGLGPPDLAAHSLRAKVLDRGAGFRRDVLLGECETPLIALLPPLGAGLGPGASLVPAHLSL; encoded by the coding sequence ATGTGGCTCTTGGAGAAAGCTGGCTACAGGGCAGGGGCCGCGGAGCCCAGGGCCCGATGGGCGCCCTCCAGTTTGTTTCCTAAGCGCCGCACCCCGTGCCCGCTGGCTCACCCCTGCCCCAACGTCCTCACTCCGGATCGCATCCCACAGTTCTGTATCCCGCCGCGGCTCCGGGACCCAGGTGGCGCGCTGCCCCACAGCGGCGGGCGCGGCCTCCCCGAGACCTGTTCGCTGCCACACCTGGCGGGCCGCGAAGGCTGGGCCTTCCTGCCCGAGAGCCCGCACACGCGCCGGCGCGAGTCCCTGTTCCACTGGCCACCGCCCACCCCCGCCGGCGGGCTGCCCCCCGCGCCGTCCCGGCTGCACGTCTCCGCCCCGGACCTGCGCCTCTGCCAGGCCCCCGACAGCGACACGGCCTCGTCGCCGGATTCGTCGCCCTTCGGCTCGCCGCGGCCAGGCCCTGACCGGCCCCGGCCGCGCTCGCTGTCCCGGGTGCAGGCGAGCTCGGCGGGCAGTAGCCCACACGCCTCGCGCCGCGCGGGACCGCCCACGCCGCCCCTCTTCCACCTCGACTTCTTGTGCTGCCAACTGCGGCCGACCCAGGAGAGCGTGCTGCACCTCGAGCCCCGGGGAGGGCAGCTGCGGCTCTCCGCCGAGTACCCGGCCGGGCCCGGGCGGCTGCGGCTGCGCCTGGTGAGCGCTGAGGGCCTGCCGCGGTCGCGGGCCGGCCCcgggagcggcggcggcggctgctgcgTGGTGCTGAGGCTGCGGCCGCGCGCCCGGCCGCGGGGCCAGCGAAGCCGAGTGGTCAAATGCAGCACCAACCCCATCTTCAATGAGGACTTTTTCTTCGATGGGCTCGGCCCGCCGGACCTGGCCGCCCACAGTCTGAGGGCCAAGGTGCTGGACAGGGGCGCAGGATTCCGCAGGGACGTGCTGCTGGGGGAGTGTGAGACGCCCCTGATTGCCCTGCTGCCGCCCTTGGGTGCTGGGCTAGgtcccggggcttccctggtgcctgccCATCTCAGCCTGTAG